The Streptomyces sp. NBC_01268 genome window below encodes:
- a CDS encoding MFS transporter, whose product MADGTVFTTQRLRRARFAVAAVFCVHGAVTGSFATRIPWIQEHAGVSAGQLGLALAFPAIGASLAMPLAGAVSHRFGARTALRGLLALWTLALTLPSLAPNVYGLCAVLFLYGATAGMSDVAMNALGVEVENRLGRSIMSSLHGMWSVGALLGSAAGTLAAHLGVDARVHHLTAALVLTALGLVFCQGVLDLRSTPDEEPPPRFALPPKSALVIGAIGFCAVFAEGASLDWSAVYLKDELGTSAGLAAASTTAFALTMAVARLAGDRVVDRFGAERTVRVGGLAATAGGVLVVFAPHAALAMAGFGLIGLGVAVVVPLAFAAAGRSGPNPSQAIAGVATITYTSGLIAPSAIGGIANATSLVVSFGLVTLLSFGLVLGAGVLRNRARATAGAAGTGADFREGVH is encoded by the coding sequence ATGGCGGACGGAACCGTCTTCACCACCCAGCGGCTACGACGGGCCCGCTTCGCCGTCGCCGCCGTCTTCTGCGTCCACGGCGCGGTCACGGGCAGCTTCGCGACCCGGATCCCCTGGATCCAGGAGCACGCCGGGGTCAGCGCGGGCCAGCTCGGCCTGGCCCTCGCCTTCCCCGCGATCGGCGCCTCCCTGGCGATGCCGCTGGCCGGGGCCGTCAGCCACCGCTTCGGCGCCCGCACCGCGCTGCGCGGCCTGCTCGCGCTGTGGACGCTCGCGCTGACCCTGCCCTCGCTGGCGCCGAACGTGTACGGCCTGTGCGCGGTGCTCTTCCTCTACGGCGCCACCGCCGGGATGTCCGACGTGGCGATGAACGCCCTCGGCGTCGAGGTCGAGAACCGGCTCGGCCGCTCGATCATGTCCAGCCTGCACGGGATGTGGAGCGTGGGCGCCCTGCTCGGCTCCGCGGCCGGCACCCTCGCCGCCCACCTCGGCGTCGACGCCCGGGTGCACCACCTGACCGCCGCCCTGGTCCTCACCGCCCTCGGCCTGGTCTTCTGCCAGGGCGTCCTCGACCTGCGCAGCACCCCCGACGAGGAGCCGCCGCCGCGCTTCGCGCTGCCCCCGAAGTCCGCCCTGGTGATCGGCGCGATCGGCTTCTGCGCGGTCTTCGCGGAGGGCGCGAGCCTGGACTGGTCCGCCGTCTACCTCAAGGACGAGCTGGGCACCTCGGCCGGGCTCGCGGCCGCCTCGACCACCGCCTTCGCGCTGACCATGGCCGTCGCGCGGCTGGCCGGCGACCGGGTCGTGGACCGTTTCGGCGCGGAGCGCACGGTGCGGGTCGGCGGGCTCGCGGCCACGGCCGGCGGGGTGCTCGTGGTGTTCGCCCCGCACGCGGCCCTGGCGATGGCCGGATTCGGACTGATCGGGCTCGGGGTGGCCGTCGTCGTCCCGCTCGCCTTCGCCGCCGCCGGGCGCAGCGGCCCGAACCCGAGCCAGGCCATCGCGGGCGTCGCCACCATCACGTACACCTCGGGGCTCATCGCCCCCTCGGCGATCGGCGGCATCGCGAACGCGACCTCCCTGGTCGTCTCGTTCGGCCTGGTCACGCTGCTCTCCTTCGGCCTGGTGCTCGGCGCGGGCGTGCTGCGCAACCGGGCCCGGGCCACCGCGGGGGCGGCCGGGACGGGTGCGGACTTCCGGGAAGGGGTCCACTGA
- a CDS encoding uracil-xanthine permease family protein: protein MSLGVRWKLHGDGRTPAPGAVVRPDERLSWPRTVGLGAQHVVAMFGASFVAPVLMGLDPNLAIMMSGVATVIFLLATRGTVPSYLGCSLSFVGVAAAIRASGGTSATVTGAVFVVGGVLFLAGLAVRKFGARIIHAAMPPVVTGAVVMLIGFNLAPVTASTYWPQDQWTALLVMLFTGLAVVCLRGFWSRIAIFLGLIFGYAISWVFDLVFGKIHSVSPGGQVTDHWRLDLSAVSQADWIGLPTFHGPSFEWSAILVALPVVIALIAENAGHVKAVGEMTGDSLDDKLGTAIAADGAASMLSTAVGGPPNTTYSENIGVMAATRVYSTAAYWAAAGFALLFGLCPKFGAVVAAIPGGVLGGITVILYGMIGLLGAQIWINAKVDLRNPLNLVPAAAGIIIGVGGVKLTFTDTFELGGIALGTIVVITGYHVLRAFAPAHLKQQEPLLDSGTSSYEGTADEEKTAKP, encoded by the coding sequence ATGAGCCTCGGCGTGCGCTGGAAACTGCACGGCGACGGGAGGACACCCGCTCCGGGGGCCGTCGTCCGGCCGGACGAGCGCCTGTCCTGGCCCCGTACCGTCGGGCTCGGTGCCCAGCACGTGGTCGCGATGTTCGGCGCCTCGTTCGTCGCCCCGGTGCTCATGGGCCTGGACCCGAACCTGGCGATCATGATGTCCGGCGTCGCGACCGTGATCTTCCTGCTCGCGACCCGGGGCACGGTCCCCTCGTACCTGGGCTGCTCGCTCTCGTTCGTGGGCGTCGCCGCCGCGATCCGGGCCTCCGGCGGCACCAGCGCCACCGTGACCGGTGCGGTGTTCGTGGTCGGCGGCGTGCTCTTCCTGGCCGGCCTCGCGGTGCGGAAGTTCGGCGCGCGGATCATCCACGCGGCGATGCCGCCGGTGGTCACCGGCGCCGTGGTCATGCTGATCGGCTTCAACCTGGCCCCGGTCACGGCGTCCACGTACTGGCCGCAGGACCAGTGGACGGCCCTGCTGGTCATGCTGTTCACCGGGCTCGCCGTGGTCTGCCTGCGCGGCTTCTGGTCGCGGATCGCGATCTTCCTCGGCCTGATCTTCGGCTACGCCATCTCCTGGGTCTTCGACCTGGTCTTCGGCAAGATCCACTCGGTGTCCCCGGGCGGTCAGGTCACCGATCACTGGCGGCTCGACCTGTCCGCCGTCTCCCAGGCCGACTGGATCGGCCTGCCCACCTTCCACGGCCCGAGCTTCGAGTGGTCGGCGATCCTGGTGGCGCTGCCGGTGGTGATCGCGCTGATCGCGGAGAACGCCGGGCACGTGAAGGCCGTCGGCGAGATGACCGGCGACTCCCTGGACGACAAGCTGGGCACCGCGATCGCCGCGGACGGCGCCGCGTCCATGCTGTCCACCGCCGTGGGCGGCCCGCCGAACACCACGTACTCCGAGAACATCGGCGTCATGGCCGCCACCCGCGTCTACTCCACCGCCGCCTACTGGGCCGCGGCCGGCTTCGCGCTGCTCTTCGGCCTCTGCCCGAAGTTCGGCGCGGTCGTGGCCGCCATCCCCGGCGGTGTGCTCGGCGGCATCACCGTGATCCTCTACGGCATGATCGGCCTGCTCGGCGCCCAGATCTGGATCAACGCCAAGGTCGACCTGCGCAACCCGCTCAACCTGGTGCCCGCCGCGGCCGGCATCATCATCGGCGTCGGCGGGGTGAAGCTCACCTTCACCGACACCTTCGAGCTCGGCGGCATCGCCCTCGGCACGATCGTGGTCATCACCGGCTACCACGTGCTGCGCGCCTTCGCCCCGGCCCACCTCAAGCAGCAGGAGCCGCTGCTGGACTCGGGCACCAGCTCGTACGAGGGCACGGCGGACGAGGAGAAGACCGCCAAGCCGTAG